Part of the Clostridia bacterium genome, ATAAAAAACGTCATGCTGTCTTCGCCGTATTGATAGTTGTCTCAGTTCTTATATACGCGATCTCGGCGCAGGCACAGGCGTTTATTACGGCAGCTCAGATCATTGCGATGAGCGCGCTTACGCTTTTTTGCCTTTATGCGGGGCGTTCGCGCATTTTTCTTTCGGCTACGCTAATCGTTATAATGACGGCGGTGGGATTTTGGGTATATGCCGATCCGTTGCAGGCGATACTCTTTACGCTGGGCTTCGCCCTGCCGGGGCTTTGTATCGGCATTGGGCTTACGAAAAAGCGCGACTTTGCCGAATATATGGTATGCGCTGTAGTTCTTCTCGTAATTGTGAACATTTTTTCGATTTATTACGACCTGACGCTTATGGGAGCCGAGCGGACCGTAGACGCCGCCATAGATTATCTTATGGCCCCTGTATTTAATATGCTTTCGCAGTATGCTTCGCCGGCCGGGCAGGAAGCGTCGGTAAATATGGCCTCGGTAGAGGCTGTTGTCAGAAGCACGGCGATAGGCAGCTTTGTTTCCGCAATGATCTTGCAGGTATTCGGCGCATACGCGCTTGCCGGCGCGCTGAATACCGTAGTAAAGTTAAAGCGCCCCGGATTTTTTGAGAGCCTTAAGCTGTTCAATATATCGCGCGTCGGCGGCATAATTTTTCTTGTCTGCGCCATAGTAAACTTATGGACGGCGGGCGAAAATCCCAATATATACGCCGCTAACCTTTATGCGATACTCCAGTATCCGCTGGCGCTGGGCGGCGTTGCCACGATATACAGGCTTATGTCGATGTACGGCGCGAAGCAAAAAACGAAGCGCACGGTAACGGCCGTCGTCTGCATACTTACGATCATTCCCGTTTTGAACATATCGTCAATAATATCTTATGTCGGTGCGCTGAACGCCTTGGTTCCTTTTACCATGCCGAAGGACGTACCGCCGGGGAGTAAATGATATATAAGTTTTTTCATATTATAATAAGGAGGTGTGCGCGAAGAAATGGATAAGTTTATATTTAAGACGTTTACCGCAGGCTCAAAGATAATATTCATAGTATTGGCGGCGTTTATAGTGATAAGCCTGTTTTTCAGCCCGGTGGTCTTCTGGATAGAGCTTGTCGTTACGCTTGTGCTTCTCGCATTTTATATATATACTGCCCGCACAAAGCAGCGAGACCTGATAAAATATGTGGAAAGCATAACGTATAAGGCGGGAAACGCCGCAAAAAGCTCGCTTTTAAGCTTTCCGCTGCCTATCGCCGTAATAGACGGACAGGGTGAGCTTGCATGGCACAACGAAATGTTCGCGCGCATGACAGGCAGCGAACCCGCTCAGCTTTTTAGCAGAAAGATATCAGATATTTTCCCTGAGCTTGACACAAAAAGCTTACTTGAGGGGCGCCTTGAGCAGCCCGCAAAGGTGATAATGGGCAACCGATACTTCAACGCTTACGCAAGCGAGCCTTCAGTCACGAAGTCGCAGGCGGGTTCTCTTATAACGATATATTTTTACGAAAATACCGACTACATTGCGCTGAAGCAGGAAATAGCCGCAAAAAAGTCCTCCGTGGGCATTATACTTATAGACAATTACGAGGAACTCGTCTCCGGTCAGAAGGAGTCGGCGCTTTCAATCGCGCTTTCGCAGATAGACGACCTTATAACGGCGTGGGTGACCGAGAGCGGCGGCGCAATACAGAAATATGAGCGCGACAGATATCTTTTCGTTGCCGACGAGACGTTTATGAAAAAGGCGATGGAGGATAAATTCTCCATACTTGCGACGGCAAAAACGCACACGATAGGACAGAACCACCTGCCCGTAACGCTGAGCGTAGGCATAGGGCGCGACCTTAACTCTTTCGGCGAAAAATTCGAGGCGGCAAAAAGCGCCATAGATATGGCGCTCGGGCGCGGCGGAGACCAGGCTGTAATAAAAACGCGCGGCTCGTTTGAATATTACGGCGGCAAGACAGAGGGCACGTCGAAGCGCACGAAGGTGCGCTCGCGCGTGGTAGCCACAGCATTGCGCGAGCTTATAGTTATGGCAGACAGCGTGATAATAATGGGCCACAAATACGCCGATTACGATGCGCTCGGCGCAGCGATAGGTCTTTACCGCGCCTGCCGCAACCTTAATACGAATGCGAAAATAGTCATTGACCCGCAAAGCAACATGGTCGGAAAGATGCTCGAGCGTTTCAATAAGAAGGAGCTTTACGCCGGCGCGTTCATGACCAAGGAAACGGCTGAGGACTATATTTCTTCAAAGTCGCTTTTATGCATAGTCGATTCACACAGATACGACTACTGCGAGGCCCCTTCGCTTATCGGGCGCACAAAGCATGTGGCAGTTATAGACCATCACAGAAAGAGCGAAC contains:
- a CDS encoding DUF2232 domain-containing protein is translated as MSTTSFDKKRHAVFAVLIVVSVLIYAISAQAQAFITAAQIIAMSALTLFCLYAGRSRIFLSATLIVIMTAVGFWVYADPLQAILFTLGFALPGLCIGIGLTKKRDFAEYMVCAVVLLVIVNIFSIYYDLTLMGAERTVDAAIDYLMAPVFNMLSQYASPAGQEASVNMASVEAVVRSTAIGSFVSAMILQVFGAYALAGALNTVVKLKRPGFFESLKLFNISRVGGIIFLVCAIVNLWTAGENPNIYAANLYAILQYPLALGGVATIYRLMSMYGAKQKTKRTVTAVVCILTIIPVLNISSIISYVGALNALVPFTMPKDVPPGSK
- a CDS encoding DHH family phosphoesterase, with protein sequence MDKFIFKTFTAGSKIIFIVLAAFIVISLFFSPVVFWIELVVTLVLLAFYIYTARTKQRDLIKYVESITYKAGNAAKSSLLSFPLPIAVIDGQGELAWHNEMFARMTGSEPAQLFSRKISDIFPELDTKSLLEGRLEQPAKVIMGNRYFNAYASEPSVTKSQAGSLITIYFYENTDYIALKQEIAAKKSSVGIILIDNYEELVSGQKESALSIALSQIDDLITAWVTESGGAIQKYERDRYLFVADETFMKKAMEDKFSILATAKTHTIGQNHLPVTLSVGIGRDLNSFGEKFEAAKSAIDMALGRGGDQAVIKTRGSFEYYGGKTEGTSKRTKVRSRVVATALRELIVMADSVIIMGHKYADYDALGAAIGLYRACRNLNTNAKIVIDPQSNMVGKMLERFNKKELYAGAFMTKETAEDYISSKSLLCIVDSHRYDYCEAPSLIGRTKHVAVIDHHRKSEHFIDNATLLYHEPFLSSTCEMVTEMLQYLGDSGRIDRDEAEALLAGIMLDTKNFTFKTGVRTFEAAAHLKRCGADTIAVKRFFSTEFNNYRLKSDIVSSAQIYRECTAIAEYEASPQNTPLARFKESLSMAADELVSISQVQASFVIGEYEGTAHISARSMGEVNVQMILERLGGGGHQTMAGAQLKTTADEAVERLKAAIDAYFER